From the Teredinibacter turnerae T7901 genome, one window contains:
- the lysS gene encoding lysine--tRNA ligase, whose product MSEQNQAADAQQDENKLIAERRAKLAELRAVGNPFPNDFRPTHHADALQQAHGSKEKAALEEAAMVVSVAGRVIRNRGAFMVLQDGSGQIQLYVTKEARGFAKSLDLGDIIGVSGVLHKSGKGDLYVNLDEYKLLTKALRPLPDKYHGLADQELRYRQRYVDLIANPEVRKTFLLRSRIVQFIRDYLNGREFLEVETPMLQAIPGGATARPFETHHNALDIDMYLRIAPELYLKRLVVGGFERVYEINRNFRNEGLSTRHNPEFTMLEFYQAYADYNDLMDLTEDMLRNLAQTVLGSTEVTATLGEDESVTYDFAKPFVRLSVFDSILHFNPDLKAEDIDSPESARAVAKNLGIPMKDNWGLGKVQIEIFEKTVEHRLIQPTFITEYPTEVSPLARRNDDNPFVTDRFEFFVGGREIANGFSELNDAEDQADRFKQQVAEKNAGDDEAMHYDADYVRALEYGLPPTAGEGIGIDRLVMLLTDSASIRDVLLFPHMRPE is encoded by the coding sequence ATGAGCGAACAAAATCAAGCAGCCGACGCGCAGCAGGATGAAAACAAGCTAATTGCAGAGCGGCGTGCAAAGCTCGCTGAGCTGCGCGCTGTCGGCAACCCATTTCCCAACGATTTCAGACCGACTCATCACGCGGACGCTTTGCAACAGGCGCACGGCAGTAAAGAGAAAGCGGCGTTAGAAGAGGCTGCGATGGTTGTCTCGGTTGCCGGTCGTGTCATCCGCAATCGTGGTGCTTTTATGGTGTTGCAGGATGGCAGTGGCCAGATTCAGTTGTACGTGACCAAAGAGGCGCGGGGCTTCGCTAAATCGCTGGATCTCGGCGACATTATCGGTGTGTCCGGTGTCCTGCATAAGTCGGGTAAAGGCGACCTTTATGTAAACTTGGATGAATACAAGCTGCTGACCAAAGCCCTGCGTCCTCTGCCAGATAAATACCATGGCCTGGCAGACCAGGAGTTGCGTTATCGTCAGCGGTATGTGGATCTGATCGCCAACCCGGAAGTGCGCAAAACGTTTTTGCTCCGCTCACGGATTGTGCAGTTTATTCGAGACTACCTGAATGGGCGTGAATTTCTCGAAGTGGAAACACCGATGCTGCAGGCAATTCCCGGCGGTGCGACGGCGCGTCCGTTTGAAACCCACCACAACGCGCTGGATATCGATATGTATTTACGTATTGCCCCAGAGCTCTATTTGAAGCGCCTTGTGGTCGGTGGTTTCGAGCGTGTGTACGAAATAAATCGTAATTTCCGTAACGAGGGCTTGAGTACCCGTCACAATCCGGAATTTACCATGCTCGAGTTTTACCAGGCTTACGCAGATTACAACGACCTGATGGATCTGACTGAAGATATGCTGCGCAACTTGGCTCAAACTGTTCTGGGTAGCACCGAAGTCACTGCGACACTCGGTGAGGACGAGAGCGTGACTTATGATTTCGCAAAGCCGTTTGTTCGACTGAGCGTCTTCGATTCCATATTGCACTTTAATCCCGATCTTAAGGCAGAGGATATCGACAGCCCGGAGTCTGCTCGCGCTGTCGCGAAGAACCTCGGTATTCCGATGAAAGACAATTGGGGGCTGGGTAAAGTCCAAATCGAGATTTTCGAGAAGACCGTTGAGCACCGCTTGATTCAGCCTACCTTTATTACCGAATACCCCACCGAGGTATCGCCGCTCGCCCGTCGCAATGACGATAACCCGTTCGTCACAGACCGGTTTGAATTTTTTGTGGGTGGCCGAGAAATTGCCAACGGTTTCTCCGAGCTGAATGATGCGGAAGACCAGGCTGACCGCTTTAAACAGCAAGTTGCCGAAAAAAATGCGGGTGACGATGAAGCCATGCATTACGATGCAGATTACGTTCGCGCGCTGGAGTATGGGTTACCGCCCACTGCAGGAGAGGGCATCGGCATTGATCGCCTGGTGATGTTGCTGACGGATTCTGCATCCATTCGCGATGTACTTCTGTTTCCTCATATGCGTCCGGAATAA